A single Candoia aspera isolate rCanAsp1 chromosome 5, rCanAsp1.hap2, whole genome shotgun sequence DNA region contains:
- the TUBGCP5 gene encoding gamma-tubulin complex component 5 isoform X3, which yields MEDEDLDFVPDLESPEWSDVSDEEDTEPLSREDSGIQVDRTPQEDQDQSKKSASLVNWKDEPDARTWLEQHVVAQYWTGRVVRFSHSLHFHSNLASIWEQHLYNSDPLYVPEERILVTETQVIRETIWLLSGVKKLFIFQLNDGKITVRNDITVTHLTHSSLRSMLERIAAYGQVVFRLQKFIDEVMGHSSESGIHGTISTPKKSAEAPFRTYQAFVRALYKYFINFKEELTEIERCIINEDTTVTLSIVIDKLSHRLAQLKVLHKVFSTGVAEVPPDTRNVVRASHLLNTLYKAILDYDNIGEASEQTVSLLFSLWVETVRPYLQTVDEWIVHGNLFDPAKEFIIQRNKNVSVNHRDFWYATYTLYSVSEKTENEEKMSDNASASSGSDQAPSSRQHTMVSFLKPVLKQIIMAGKSMQLLKNLQCTDGSPQPAAARGAERKSLYMLFLESVQLRLRHGDEHIEDTFTEQQATKESLIKMQSIAERHLELDDIHDPLLAINFARLYLDQGNIHEMLTAGDVCVDRSSESVTCQTFELTLRSCLYPHINKQYLDCCGNLMQTLKKDYRLVEYLQAMRNFFLLEAGDTMYDFYTSIFDKIREKDTWQSEAFLNVQLQEAVGQRYPEDSLRLSILCENVDIAKKKLPVHTLDGLILSYKVPWPVDIVISVECQKIYNQVFLLLLQIKWAKYSLDVLRFHELVRAAEKPQSNRGSVLDQEAVLQFGFQSEPIKQQTHRMFLLRMKLMHFVNSLHNYIMTRILHSTGLEFQHQVEEAKDLDQLIKIHYRYLSTIHDRCLLREKVSFVKEAIMKVLNLVLMFADRWQAGLGAWKMESITKMESDFKNCHMFLVTVLNKAVCRGSFPHLESLALSLMAGMEQT from the exons ATGGAAGATGAAGACTTGGACTTTGTTCCTGATCTAGAATCACCG GAATGGTCAGATGTAAGTGATGAAGAGGATACTGAACCTTTGAGCAGAGAAGACTCTGGAATTCAAGTAGACAGGACACCACAAGAAGATCAGGATCAAAGCAAGAAGTCAGCATCTCTTGTCAACTGGAAAG ATGAACCTGATGCACGTACCTGGTTAGAGCAGCATGTAGTGGCTCAGTATTGGACTGGTAGAGTTGTTCGTTTTTCCCATAGTCTGCATTTCCATTCAAATTTGGCCTCTATATG GGAACAGCACTTATATAATAGTGATCCATTATATGTCCCAGAAGAGAGAATTCTTGTCACTGAAACACAGGTCATTCGTGAAACAATTTG gcttctttCAGGTGTAAAAAAACTCTTTATATTTCAGCTGAATGATGGAAAGATAACTGTGAGAAATGACATCACTGTAACCCATTTGACACAT agTTCATTACGATCAATGCTGGAACGCATAGCTGCATATGGGCAAGTTGTATTTAGGCTACAGAAGTTTATTGATGAAGTCATGGGTCACAGCTCAGAAAGTGGGATACATGGAACCATATCCACTCCCAAGAAATCTGCAGAAGCCCCTTTCAGAACCTATCAGGCTTTTGTGCGAGCTCtttataaatatttcattaatttcaaaGAAGAACTTACAGAAATTGAGAGATGCATAATCAATGAAG ACACTACAGTTACCCTTTCCATAGTCATAGATAAGTTGTCACATCGATTAGCGCAACTGAAAGTACTTCATAAGGTTTTTAGCACTGGAGTTGCTGAAGTTCCACCTGATACTCGCAATGTTGTAAGAGCATCTCATTTGCTCAATACCCTGTACAAAGCAATTCTTGACTATGACAATATTGGAGAAGCCTCTGAACAGACA gtctctcttttgttttctctgtggGTTGAAACAGTAAGACCATACCTACAGACAGTGGATGAGTGGATTGTCCATGGTAATTTATTTGATCCTGCTAAAGAGTTTATAATTCAGAG aaacAAAAATGTTTCAGTAAATCATAGAGATTTTTGGTATGCCACCTACACATTATATAGTGTATCAGAAAAGACTGAGAATGAAGAGAAAATGAGTGATAATGCTAGTGCCAGTTCTGGCAGTGATCAAGCACCATCAAGCAGACAGCATACCatggtttcctttttaaaacctgTATTAAAGCAGATCATTATGGCTGGGAAGTCCATGCAGTTGTTAAAAAATTTGCAGTGCACGGATGGTTCTCCACAGCCAGCTGCAGCACGAG GTGCAGAAAGGAAGAGCTTGTATATGCTATTTTTGGAGTCTGTGCAATTGCGTCTACGTCATGGGGATGAACATATTGAAGATACTTTTACAGAACAACAGGCTACTAAGGAAAGCCTAATAAAGATGCAGTCTATTGCAGAAAGACATTTAGAATTGGATGATATTCATGATCCTTTACTGGCTATTAATTTTGCAAG ACTATATTTGGATCAGGGTAACATACATGAGATGCTTACTGCTGGTGATGTTTGTGTAGATAGGTCATCTGAATCAGTAACATGCCAGACATTTGAGTTGACGCTGAGATCTTGTCTTTATCCTCACATTAACAAGCAGTATCTAGACTGTTGTGGGAATTTAATGCAAACTTTGAAGAAAGATTACAG GCTGGTAGAATACTTGCAGGCAATGAGAAACTTTTTCTTACTTGAGGCTGGTGATACAATGTATGACTTCTACACATCTATTTTTGATAAAATACGAGAGAAAGACACGTGGCAGAGTGAAGCATTCCTAAATGTCCAGCTTCAAGAAGCAGTTGGACAACGTTATCCAGAGGATAGCTTAAG GTTGTCAATTCTATGCGAAAATGTTGATATAGCAAAGAAGAAGTTGCCTGTTCATACACTAGATGGCTTAATACTGAGTTACAAG GTCCCTTGGCCAGTGGATATAGTTATAAGTGTTGAATGTCAGAAAATCTATAATCAAGTTTTTCTCCTGTTGTTACAAATAAAGTGGGCCAAATACAGTCTGGATGTGTTGAGGTTTCATG AACTAGTCAGAGCGGCAGAAAAGCCCCAGAGTAATAGAGGTTCTGTACTTGATCAAGAAGCAGTTCTTCAGTTTGGATTTCAGTCGGAACCCATTAAACAACAAACTCATCGCATGTTCCTTTTAAGAATGAAACTCATGCACTTTGTCAACAGCCTGCACAACTACATTATGACTAGG ATTCTTCACAGTACAGGTTTGGAGTTCCAACATCAAGTAGAAGAAGCAAAAGATTTAGATCAATTAATCAAAATACATTATAGATATCTTTCTACAATCCATGATCGTTGTCTCCTGAGAGAAAAG GTTAGCTTTGTGAAAGAAGCAATAATGAAAGTTCTGAACCTAGTATTGATGTTTGCAGATCGTTGGCAAGCTGGTTTGGGAGCTTGGAA aatGGAATCCATAACAAAGATggaatcagattttaaaaactgccatATGTTTCTTGTGACAGTACTAAACAAAGCAGTCTGTAGAGGCTCTTTTCCACATT tgGAATCTTTAGCTTTGTCACTCATGGCTGGGATGGAGCAAACTTAG
- the TUBGCP5 gene encoding gamma-tubulin complex component 5 isoform X1 — protein sequence MATAASATTPPAHWSRFDQEQDRTVRELIRQVTGLNERSPETSSHFQAALNFAWSNFRFHQFLDVSRHKVDKIMEGIYEKLVVHSDLVKAASWRRLTEEFLNLSLPTTEGTKTDTHYAILSLLLCLSDSPSNTSYAEEPRKKAVEKEEFDWRKYLMEDEDLDFVPDLESPEWSDVSDEEDTEPLSREDSGIQVDRTPQEDQDQSKKSASLVNWKDEPDARTWLEQHVVAQYWTGRVVRFSHSLHFHSNLASIWEQHLYNSDPLYVPEERILVTETQVIRETIWLLSGVKKLFIFQLNDGKITVRNDITVTHLTHSSLRSMLERIAAYGQVVFRLQKFIDEVMGHSSESGIHGTISTPKKSAEAPFRTYQAFVRALYKYFINFKEELTEIERCIINEDTTVTLSIVIDKLSHRLAQLKVLHKVFSTGVAEVPPDTRNVVRASHLLNTLYKAILDYDNIGEASEQTVSLLFSLWVETVRPYLQTVDEWIVHGNLFDPAKEFIIQRNKNVSVNHRDFWYATYTLYSVSEKTENEEKMSDNASASSGSDQAPSSRQHTMVSFLKPVLKQIIMAGKSMQLLKNLQCTDGSPQPAAARGAERKSLYMLFLESVQLRLRHGDEHIEDTFTEQQATKESLIKMQSIAERHLELDDIHDPLLAINFARLYLDQGNIHEMLTAGDVCVDRSSESVTCQTFELTLRSCLYPHINKQYLDCCGNLMQTLKKDYRLVEYLQAMRNFFLLEAGDTMYDFYTSIFDKIREKDTWQSEAFLNVQLQEAVGQRYPEDSLRLSILCENVDIAKKKLPVHTLDGLILSYKVPWPVDIVISVECQKIYNQVFLLLLQIKWAKYSLDVLRFHELVRAAEKPQSNRGSVLDQEAVLQFGFQSEPIKQQTHRMFLLRMKLMHFVNSLHNYIMTRILHSTGLEFQHQVEEAKDLDQLIKIHYRYLSTIHDRCLLREKVSFVKEAIMKVLNLVLMFADRWQAGLGAWKMESITKMESDFKNCHMFLVTVLNKAVCRGSFPHLESLALSLMAGMEQT from the exons ATGGCGACCGCAGCGTCGGCGACGACTCCGCCTGCTCACTGGAGCCGCTTTGACCAGGAGCAAGACCGAACGGTACGGGAGCTCATCCGGCAAGTAACCGGCCTGAACGAGCGGAGTCCCGAAACGTCCAGCCACTTCCAAGCGGCGCTGAATTTCGCCTGGTCCAACTTCAG GTTTCATCAGTTTCTTGATGTCAGTAGGCacaaagtagacaaaataatggAAGG AATTTACGAAAAGCTGGTTGTTCACTCGGACCTTGTTAAAGCTGCAAGCTGGAGGAGACTAACAGAAGAATTTCTGAATTTGTCTCTTCCCACCACAGAAGGAACAAAG aCAGATACGCATTATGCCATACTCTCACTTCTGTTATGCTTGTCCGATTCTCCTTCCAACACCAGCTATGCAGAAGAACCAAGAAAAAAGGCAGTAG AAAAAGAGGAATTTGATTGGAGAAAATACTTAATGGAAGATGAAGACTTGGACTTTGTTCCTGATCTAGAATCACCG GAATGGTCAGATGTAAGTGATGAAGAGGATACTGAACCTTTGAGCAGAGAAGACTCTGGAATTCAAGTAGACAGGACACCACAAGAAGATCAGGATCAAAGCAAGAAGTCAGCATCTCTTGTCAACTGGAAAG ATGAACCTGATGCACGTACCTGGTTAGAGCAGCATGTAGTGGCTCAGTATTGGACTGGTAGAGTTGTTCGTTTTTCCCATAGTCTGCATTTCCATTCAAATTTGGCCTCTATATG GGAACAGCACTTATATAATAGTGATCCATTATATGTCCCAGAAGAGAGAATTCTTGTCACTGAAACACAGGTCATTCGTGAAACAATTTG gcttctttCAGGTGTAAAAAAACTCTTTATATTTCAGCTGAATGATGGAAAGATAACTGTGAGAAATGACATCACTGTAACCCATTTGACACAT agTTCATTACGATCAATGCTGGAACGCATAGCTGCATATGGGCAAGTTGTATTTAGGCTACAGAAGTTTATTGATGAAGTCATGGGTCACAGCTCAGAAAGTGGGATACATGGAACCATATCCACTCCCAAGAAATCTGCAGAAGCCCCTTTCAGAACCTATCAGGCTTTTGTGCGAGCTCtttataaatatttcattaatttcaaaGAAGAACTTACAGAAATTGAGAGATGCATAATCAATGAAG ACACTACAGTTACCCTTTCCATAGTCATAGATAAGTTGTCACATCGATTAGCGCAACTGAAAGTACTTCATAAGGTTTTTAGCACTGGAGTTGCTGAAGTTCCACCTGATACTCGCAATGTTGTAAGAGCATCTCATTTGCTCAATACCCTGTACAAAGCAATTCTTGACTATGACAATATTGGAGAAGCCTCTGAACAGACA gtctctcttttgttttctctgtggGTTGAAACAGTAAGACCATACCTACAGACAGTGGATGAGTGGATTGTCCATGGTAATTTATTTGATCCTGCTAAAGAGTTTATAATTCAGAG aaacAAAAATGTTTCAGTAAATCATAGAGATTTTTGGTATGCCACCTACACATTATATAGTGTATCAGAAAAGACTGAGAATGAAGAGAAAATGAGTGATAATGCTAGTGCCAGTTCTGGCAGTGATCAAGCACCATCAAGCAGACAGCATACCatggtttcctttttaaaacctgTATTAAAGCAGATCATTATGGCTGGGAAGTCCATGCAGTTGTTAAAAAATTTGCAGTGCACGGATGGTTCTCCACAGCCAGCTGCAGCACGAG GTGCAGAAAGGAAGAGCTTGTATATGCTATTTTTGGAGTCTGTGCAATTGCGTCTACGTCATGGGGATGAACATATTGAAGATACTTTTACAGAACAACAGGCTACTAAGGAAAGCCTAATAAAGATGCAGTCTATTGCAGAAAGACATTTAGAATTGGATGATATTCATGATCCTTTACTGGCTATTAATTTTGCAAG ACTATATTTGGATCAGGGTAACATACATGAGATGCTTACTGCTGGTGATGTTTGTGTAGATAGGTCATCTGAATCAGTAACATGCCAGACATTTGAGTTGACGCTGAGATCTTGTCTTTATCCTCACATTAACAAGCAGTATCTAGACTGTTGTGGGAATTTAATGCAAACTTTGAAGAAAGATTACAG GCTGGTAGAATACTTGCAGGCAATGAGAAACTTTTTCTTACTTGAGGCTGGTGATACAATGTATGACTTCTACACATCTATTTTTGATAAAATACGAGAGAAAGACACGTGGCAGAGTGAAGCATTCCTAAATGTCCAGCTTCAAGAAGCAGTTGGACAACGTTATCCAGAGGATAGCTTAAG GTTGTCAATTCTATGCGAAAATGTTGATATAGCAAAGAAGAAGTTGCCTGTTCATACACTAGATGGCTTAATACTGAGTTACAAG GTCCCTTGGCCAGTGGATATAGTTATAAGTGTTGAATGTCAGAAAATCTATAATCAAGTTTTTCTCCTGTTGTTACAAATAAAGTGGGCCAAATACAGTCTGGATGTGTTGAGGTTTCATG AACTAGTCAGAGCGGCAGAAAAGCCCCAGAGTAATAGAGGTTCTGTACTTGATCAAGAAGCAGTTCTTCAGTTTGGATTTCAGTCGGAACCCATTAAACAACAAACTCATCGCATGTTCCTTTTAAGAATGAAACTCATGCACTTTGTCAACAGCCTGCACAACTACATTATGACTAGG ATTCTTCACAGTACAGGTTTGGAGTTCCAACATCAAGTAGAAGAAGCAAAAGATTTAGATCAATTAATCAAAATACATTATAGATATCTTTCTACAATCCATGATCGTTGTCTCCTGAGAGAAAAG GTTAGCTTTGTGAAAGAAGCAATAATGAAAGTTCTGAACCTAGTATTGATGTTTGCAGATCGTTGGCAAGCTGGTTTGGGAGCTTGGAA aatGGAATCCATAACAAAGATggaatcagattttaaaaactgccatATGTTTCTTGTGACAGTACTAAACAAAGCAGTCTGTAGAGGCTCTTTTCCACATT tgGAATCTTTAGCTTTGTCACTCATGGCTGGGATGGAGCAAACTTAG
- the TUBGCP5 gene encoding gamma-tubulin complex component 5 isoform X2: protein MATAASATTPPAHWSRFDQEQDRTVRELIRQVTGLNERSPETSSHFQAALNFAWSNFRFHQFLDVSRHKVDKIMEGIYEKLVVHSDLVKAASWRRLTEEFLNLSLPTTEGTKTDTHYAILSLLLCLSDSPSNTSYAEEPRKKAVEKEEFDWRKYLMEDEDLDFVPDLESPEWSDVSDEEDTEPLSREDSGIQVDRTPQEDQDQSKKSASLVNWKDEPDARTWLEQHVVAQYWTGRVVRFSHSLHFHSNLASIWEQHLYNSDPLYVPEERILVTETQVIRETIWLLSGVKKLFIFQLNDGKITVRNDITVTHLTHSSLRSMLERIAAYGQVVFRLQKFIDEVMGHSSESGIHGTISTPKKSAEAPFRTYQAFVRALYKYFINFKEELTEIERCIINEDTTVTLSIVIDKLSHRLAQLKVLHKVFSTGVAEVPPDTRNVVRASHLLNTLYKAILDYDNIGEASEQTVSLLFSLWVETVRPYLQTVDEWIVHGNLFDPAKEFIIQRNKNVSVNHRDFWYATYTLYSVSEKTENEEKMSDNASASSGSDQAPSSRQHTMVSFLKPVLKQIIMAGKSMQLLKNLQCTDGSPQPAAARGAERKSLYMLFLESVQLRLRHGDEHIEDTFTEQQATKESLIKMQSIAERHLELDDIHDPLLAINFARLYLDQGNIHEMLTAGDVCVDRSSESVTCQTFELTLRSCLYPHINKQYLDCCGNLMQTLKKDYRLVEYLQAMRNFFLLEAGDTMYDFYTSIFDKIREKDTWQSEAFLNVQLQEAVGQRYPEDSLRLSILCENVDIAKKKLPVHTLDGLILSYKVPWPVDIVISVECQKIYNQVFLLLLQIKWAKYSLDVLRFHELVRAAEKPQSNRGSVLDQEAVLQFGFQSEPIKQQTHRMFLLRMKLMHFVNSLHNYIMTRILHSTGLEFQHQVEEAKDLDQLIKIHYRYLSTIHDRCLLREKARSSKVKLTRDG, encoded by the exons ATGGCGACCGCAGCGTCGGCGACGACTCCGCCTGCTCACTGGAGCCGCTTTGACCAGGAGCAAGACCGAACGGTACGGGAGCTCATCCGGCAAGTAACCGGCCTGAACGAGCGGAGTCCCGAAACGTCCAGCCACTTCCAAGCGGCGCTGAATTTCGCCTGGTCCAACTTCAG GTTTCATCAGTTTCTTGATGTCAGTAGGCacaaagtagacaaaataatggAAGG AATTTACGAAAAGCTGGTTGTTCACTCGGACCTTGTTAAAGCTGCAAGCTGGAGGAGACTAACAGAAGAATTTCTGAATTTGTCTCTTCCCACCACAGAAGGAACAAAG aCAGATACGCATTATGCCATACTCTCACTTCTGTTATGCTTGTCCGATTCTCCTTCCAACACCAGCTATGCAGAAGAACCAAGAAAAAAGGCAGTAG AAAAAGAGGAATTTGATTGGAGAAAATACTTAATGGAAGATGAAGACTTGGACTTTGTTCCTGATCTAGAATCACCG GAATGGTCAGATGTAAGTGATGAAGAGGATACTGAACCTTTGAGCAGAGAAGACTCTGGAATTCAAGTAGACAGGACACCACAAGAAGATCAGGATCAAAGCAAGAAGTCAGCATCTCTTGTCAACTGGAAAG ATGAACCTGATGCACGTACCTGGTTAGAGCAGCATGTAGTGGCTCAGTATTGGACTGGTAGAGTTGTTCGTTTTTCCCATAGTCTGCATTTCCATTCAAATTTGGCCTCTATATG GGAACAGCACTTATATAATAGTGATCCATTATATGTCCCAGAAGAGAGAATTCTTGTCACTGAAACACAGGTCATTCGTGAAACAATTTG gcttctttCAGGTGTAAAAAAACTCTTTATATTTCAGCTGAATGATGGAAAGATAACTGTGAGAAATGACATCACTGTAACCCATTTGACACAT agTTCATTACGATCAATGCTGGAACGCATAGCTGCATATGGGCAAGTTGTATTTAGGCTACAGAAGTTTATTGATGAAGTCATGGGTCACAGCTCAGAAAGTGGGATACATGGAACCATATCCACTCCCAAGAAATCTGCAGAAGCCCCTTTCAGAACCTATCAGGCTTTTGTGCGAGCTCtttataaatatttcattaatttcaaaGAAGAACTTACAGAAATTGAGAGATGCATAATCAATGAAG ACACTACAGTTACCCTTTCCATAGTCATAGATAAGTTGTCACATCGATTAGCGCAACTGAAAGTACTTCATAAGGTTTTTAGCACTGGAGTTGCTGAAGTTCCACCTGATACTCGCAATGTTGTAAGAGCATCTCATTTGCTCAATACCCTGTACAAAGCAATTCTTGACTATGACAATATTGGAGAAGCCTCTGAACAGACA gtctctcttttgttttctctgtggGTTGAAACAGTAAGACCATACCTACAGACAGTGGATGAGTGGATTGTCCATGGTAATTTATTTGATCCTGCTAAAGAGTTTATAATTCAGAG aaacAAAAATGTTTCAGTAAATCATAGAGATTTTTGGTATGCCACCTACACATTATATAGTGTATCAGAAAAGACTGAGAATGAAGAGAAAATGAGTGATAATGCTAGTGCCAGTTCTGGCAGTGATCAAGCACCATCAAGCAGACAGCATACCatggtttcctttttaaaacctgTATTAAAGCAGATCATTATGGCTGGGAAGTCCATGCAGTTGTTAAAAAATTTGCAGTGCACGGATGGTTCTCCACAGCCAGCTGCAGCACGAG GTGCAGAAAGGAAGAGCTTGTATATGCTATTTTTGGAGTCTGTGCAATTGCGTCTACGTCATGGGGATGAACATATTGAAGATACTTTTACAGAACAACAGGCTACTAAGGAAAGCCTAATAAAGATGCAGTCTATTGCAGAAAGACATTTAGAATTGGATGATATTCATGATCCTTTACTGGCTATTAATTTTGCAAG ACTATATTTGGATCAGGGTAACATACATGAGATGCTTACTGCTGGTGATGTTTGTGTAGATAGGTCATCTGAATCAGTAACATGCCAGACATTTGAGTTGACGCTGAGATCTTGTCTTTATCCTCACATTAACAAGCAGTATCTAGACTGTTGTGGGAATTTAATGCAAACTTTGAAGAAAGATTACAG GCTGGTAGAATACTTGCAGGCAATGAGAAACTTTTTCTTACTTGAGGCTGGTGATACAATGTATGACTTCTACACATCTATTTTTGATAAAATACGAGAGAAAGACACGTGGCAGAGTGAAGCATTCCTAAATGTCCAGCTTCAAGAAGCAGTTGGACAACGTTATCCAGAGGATAGCTTAAG GTTGTCAATTCTATGCGAAAATGTTGATATAGCAAAGAAGAAGTTGCCTGTTCATACACTAGATGGCTTAATACTGAGTTACAAG GTCCCTTGGCCAGTGGATATAGTTATAAGTGTTGAATGTCAGAAAATCTATAATCAAGTTTTTCTCCTGTTGTTACAAATAAAGTGGGCCAAATACAGTCTGGATGTGTTGAGGTTTCATG AACTAGTCAGAGCGGCAGAAAAGCCCCAGAGTAATAGAGGTTCTGTACTTGATCAAGAAGCAGTTCTTCAGTTTGGATTTCAGTCGGAACCCATTAAACAACAAACTCATCGCATGTTCCTTTTAAGAATGAAACTCATGCACTTTGTCAACAGCCTGCACAACTACATTATGACTAGG ATTCTTCACAGTACAGGTTTGGAGTTCCAACATCAAGTAGAAGAAGCAAAAGATTTAGATCAATTAATCAAAATACATTATAGATATCTTTCTACAATCCATGATCGTTGTCTCCTGAGAGAAAAG gccagaagttccaaagtCAAATTAACAAGAGATGGCTAA